A region from the Streptomyces lydicus genome encodes:
- a CDS encoding FAD/NAD(P)-binding protein: MNDPVGPARSLCLIGCGPRGASIVERILANVPALYGDRPLDLHIVDPYPPGAGRTWRTDQPGLLWMNSAAEQVTMYPDESVECAGPPRPGPTTAGWLDAPLHDGAYAARRDQGRYLRHFFETVTRERPASVRLYVHRARAVDLRRTPAGAAPGGRGRQQVILDSGQPPFLADRVVFAQGHTDTLAAPAPAGLTRIGPGPADPAALAAVPPGARVLVRGLGLVFIDCLALLTEGRGGRFVRPAPGGPLRYLPSGREPRLYAGSRRGVPLPPKPAYAPPAGPRAASAPAGTTAPAALAAPAAPAVTATPTAPAAPRFATVDACRAVLSRPGASFGGEVWPLVVAELGWCHYRALFAGQPARTRMSWPDFDAQYALLHPDADRLAKLAREAVPDPADRLDLARLADPLAGLRFAGPDDLQHRLRGLLAEELRRRTGPASGVATALVDGLRLAGAVIEELWRSGELSAGQLAEALDHFALGTYLSSGPPPLRAEQLLALAEAGVVTFVGPGMRVSPVPGDGGVPGGGDVPGGGDVPGDEALPEDRASESAPRRAVFRATSPALPGTGYEADILLDARLAAPDPDRVTDPLLRALLSRGELVQERPGDDAAGMLRLSGADLHPVDSTGTVHHDRTIAGPAQFPRPHTNAVYFRQNDAIARALLADG; the protein is encoded by the coding sequence GTGAACGACCCGGTGGGCCCGGCCCGCTCCCTGTGCCTGATCGGCTGCGGACCGCGCGGCGCCTCGATCGTCGAGCGGATCCTCGCCAACGTCCCCGCCCTGTACGGCGACCGGCCCCTGGACCTGCACATCGTCGACCCGTACCCACCGGGCGCGGGCCGCACCTGGCGCACCGACCAGCCCGGTCTGCTGTGGATGAACTCCGCCGCCGAGCAGGTCACGATGTACCCCGACGAGAGCGTGGAGTGCGCCGGCCCGCCGCGCCCCGGCCCCACCACCGCCGGCTGGCTCGACGCCCCGCTGCACGACGGTGCCTACGCCGCCCGCCGCGACCAGGGCCGGTATCTGCGGCACTTCTTCGAGACCGTCACCCGCGAGCGGCCCGCCTCGGTGCGGCTGTACGTCCACCGGGCGCGGGCGGTCGATCTGCGGCGCACGCCCGCCGGGGCGGCACCGGGCGGGCGGGGACGCCAGCAGGTGATCCTCGACTCCGGCCAACCGCCCTTCCTCGCCGACCGGGTGGTGTTCGCCCAGGGCCATACGGACACCCTCGCCGCCCCCGCACCGGCCGGCCTGACCCGGATCGGCCCCGGCCCCGCCGACCCGGCGGCGCTGGCGGCCGTCCCGCCCGGCGCCCGGGTCCTGGTCCGCGGCCTGGGCCTGGTCTTCATCGACTGCCTGGCGCTGCTGACGGAGGGCCGCGGCGGCCGTTTCGTCCGCCCCGCCCCCGGCGGGCCACTGCGCTATCTGCCGTCCGGGCGCGAGCCCCGGCTGTACGCGGGCTCCCGGCGCGGCGTCCCCCTGCCGCCCAAACCGGCGTACGCGCCACCGGCCGGCCCCCGGGCAGCCAGCGCCCCGGCAGGCACCACCGCCCCGGCAGCCCTGGCAGCCCCGGCAGCCCCGGCAGTCACCGCCACTCCGACTGCCCCCGCCGCCCCGCGCTTCGCCACCGTCGACGCCTGCCGGGCCGTGCTGTCCCGGCCCGGCGCCTCCTTCGGCGGCGAGGTGTGGCCGCTGGTGGTGGCGGAACTGGGCTGGTGCCACTACCGCGCCCTCTTCGCCGGGCAGCCCGCCCGTACCCGTATGAGCTGGCCGGACTTCGACGCCCAGTACGCCCTGCTGCACCCCGACGCCGACCGGCTGGCCAAACTCGCCCGCGAGGCGGTGCCCGACCCCGCCGACCGCCTCGACCTGGCCCGGCTGGCCGACCCGCTGGCCGGCCTGCGGTTCGCCGGCCCCGACGACCTCCAGCACCGGCTGCGCGGCCTGCTCGCCGAGGAGCTGCGCCGCCGCACGGGCCCCGCGAGCGGTGTCGCCACCGCCCTGGTCGACGGCCTGCGGCTGGCCGGCGCGGTCATCGAGGAGCTGTGGCGCTCCGGCGAGCTGTCCGCCGGCCAACTGGCGGAGGCACTGGACCACTTCGCACTCGGCACCTACCTCAGCTCGGGCCCGCCGCCGCTGCGCGCCGAGCAGCTGCTGGCACTGGCCGAAGCGGGCGTGGTGACGTTCGTGGGCCCTGGGATGCGGGTGTCGCCCGTGCCCGGGGACGGGGGCGTGCCAGGAGGCGGGGACGTGCCCGGAGGCGGGGACGTGCCCGGGGACGAGGCCTTACCCGAAGACCGGGCCTCGGAGAGCGCCCCGCGCCGCGCCGTCTTCCGCGCGACCAGCCCCGCCCTCCCCGGCACCGGGTACGAGGCGGACATCCTCCTCGACGCCCGGCTGGCGGCGCCCGACCCCGACCGGGTGACCGATCCCCTGCTGCGCGCCCTGCTGTCCCGCGGCGAACTGGTCCAGGAGCGGCCCGGGGACGACGCGGCCGGCATGCTGCGGCTGTCCGGCGCGGACCTGCACCCCGTCGACTCGACCGGCACCGTGCACCACGACCGGACCATCGCCGGACCGGCCCAGTTCCCCCGCCCGCACACCAACGCCGTCTACTTCCGCCAGAACGACGCGATCGCCCGCGCCCTGCTCGCCGACGGCTGA
- a CDS encoding transglycosylase family protein produces the protein MPSPLAKRSAERLLLVLLVLLGVAGLAGLTGPAAAAAGQPFGPPGPDWERIAACESNGRWHINTGNGYHGGLQIDPATWRAYGGLRYAPRADLATRAEQIAVGERIARDRGLSAWPNCAGATNGSAGSSAPADRQTSADRQTAAADRIPAADSAPAADRAPAPRAHRARIATKARSYVVHRGDCLSDIAERAHTRGGTKGLYVLNKHALDQGPDRIYPGQRLRLRR, from the coding sequence ATGCCGTCGCCCCTCGCCAAACGGTCCGCCGAAAGGCTCCTGCTCGTGCTGCTGGTCCTCCTGGGCGTCGCGGGCCTGGCCGGTCTCACCGGCCCGGCCGCGGCGGCCGCCGGGCAGCCCTTCGGCCCGCCGGGACCCGACTGGGAGCGCATCGCCGCCTGTGAGAGCAACGGCCGCTGGCACATCAACACCGGCAACGGCTACCACGGCGGCCTGCAGATCGACCCCGCCACCTGGCGTGCCTACGGCGGCCTCCGCTACGCCCCACGTGCCGACCTCGCCACCCGCGCCGAGCAGATCGCCGTCGGTGAGCGCATCGCCCGGGACCGCGGCCTGTCCGCCTGGCCCAACTGCGCAGGCGCCACGAACGGTTCCGCCGGCAGCTCCGCCCCCGCCGACCGGCAGACGTCAGCCGACCGGCAGACCGCCGCGGCCGACCGGATTCCCGCGGCCGACAGTGCCCCCGCTGCCGACCGGGCCCCCGCTCCGCGCGCCCACCGCGCGCGCATCGCCACCAAGGCCCGCAGCTATGTCGTGCACCGTGGCGACTGCCTTTCCGACATCGCCGAACGCGCCCACACCCGGGGCGGCACCAAAGGCCTCTACGTCCTGAACAAGCATGCGCTCGACCAGGGCCCGGACCGCATCTACCCCGGACAGCGGCTGCGGCTGCGGAGGTGA
- a CDS encoding 4-phosphopantetheinyl transferase family protein, whose product METNAALLELCPEPLDLGVGHHWQHPGRNRPTPLAAAPAPAPASAPDRPDIRSTPVPLFVVPVGSTPPHGPGTALSPDSCPDLNGHSRASLDAASRGRLLARLPDRVSAAMAAACHWELYATRGLLIVACGEDARQMGFSVESVRPGASLPHTPYEVLTDQEARTAAGRPAAERERLVTRYWVRKDAALQAVGGGLSLAPERIEAGFPGDRGTVLVPGPQGLEVPVLVRNFTFSASYEFAVATPEPLALTPSFAYSVR is encoded by the coding sequence GTGGAAACGAACGCCGCTCTTCTCGAACTCTGTCCGGAGCCCCTTGACCTGGGCGTTGGGCACCACTGGCAGCACCCGGGACGGAACCGCCCAACGCCGCTCGCGGCCGCACCGGCACCCGCACCCGCATCTGCTCCCGATCGCCCGGACATCCGGTCCACACCCGTCCCGCTCTTCGTCGTCCCCGTAGGATCCACCCCTCCCCACGGACCGGGAACGGCGCTGTCCCCCGACAGCTGCCCGGACCTCAACGGCCACTCCCGGGCCAGCCTCGACGCCGCGTCCCGCGGCCGGCTGCTGGCCCGCCTCCCCGACCGGGTGAGCGCCGCGATGGCCGCCGCCTGCCACTGGGAGTTGTACGCGACCCGCGGCCTGCTGATCGTGGCCTGCGGTGAGGACGCCCGTCAGATGGGCTTCTCGGTGGAGTCCGTCCGCCCCGGAGCGTCCTTGCCGCACACCCCGTACGAGGTGCTGACGGACCAGGAGGCCCGCACCGCGGCCGGGCGCCCGGCCGCCGAGCGGGAACGCCTCGTCACGCGTTACTGGGTCCGCAAGGATGCCGCGCTGCAGGCCGTCGGCGGCGGTCTGTCCCTCGCTCCCGAACGCATCGAGGCCGGTTTCCCCGGCGACCGCGGCACGGTCCTCGTCCCGGGTCCGCAGGGTCTGGAAGTCCCCGTTCTGGTAAGGAACTTCACCTTCTCCGCCTCCTACGAGTTCGCCGTCGCCACCCCGGAACCCCTCGCCCTCACCCCGTCCTTCGCCTATTCGGTCAGGTAA
- a CDS encoding sensor histidine kinase, protein MGGSQVRGGDIPAWQAVLPVVVLCAATALRSARPAPAVAVGTLTVIVETMSSGGLGPVLIYTDLLYAAALYGAPWLCRLLQTGSVTATLATTVVLVLTGDRSEGVTTGVIVALLLISPVWTGVLIRNHKERADTERQRAAQINRLAELDRKTVLQTERTRMARELHDLVANHLSAIAIHSSAVLSLAGAKGEKGEKDGAAEEEGAEEDPVLRALAVIRENSVQGLAEMRRMVVLLRSDRGVDDDWDRPQLNALGSLVEQARPAADAAALTLHTEFPEHFPEVSSVIEVTAYRIVQEALTNVLKHASAGRVHIRCETGAGQLTLSVDSPLTRPDGRARQRPVAQLTTGAGAGLAGMSERAALVGGIFDAGPDRTAPGRWRVRAVLPLTQHS, encoded by the coding sequence GTGGGCGGCTCACAGGTGAGGGGGGGCGACATCCCCGCCTGGCAGGCCGTCCTGCCGGTCGTCGTGCTGTGCGCCGCGACCGCCCTGCGCAGTGCCCGGCCGGCTCCCGCCGTCGCCGTCGGCACCCTCACCGTCATCGTGGAGACCATGTCCAGCGGCGGTCTGGGCCCGGTCCTCATCTACACCGATCTGCTCTATGCGGCCGCGCTGTACGGCGCCCCCTGGCTGTGCCGGCTGCTGCAGACCGGGAGCGTCACGGCCACCCTCGCCACCACCGTGGTCCTCGTCCTCACCGGCGACCGCTCGGAGGGGGTGACGACCGGCGTCATCGTCGCGCTGCTGCTCATCTCCCCGGTGTGGACGGGGGTGTTGATACGCAACCACAAGGAGCGGGCGGACACCGAACGGCAGCGCGCCGCGCAGATCAACCGGCTGGCGGAGCTGGACCGCAAGACCGTACTGCAGACCGAACGCACCCGGATGGCCCGTGAGCTGCACGATCTGGTGGCCAACCACCTCAGCGCCATCGCCATTCACTCCAGCGCCGTGCTCTCGCTCGCCGGGGCGAAGGGGGAGAAGGGGGAGAAGGACGGCGCCGCCGAGGAGGAGGGTGCGGAGGAGGATCCGGTACTGCGGGCGCTCGCGGTGATCCGCGAGAACAGTGTGCAGGGGCTGGCCGAAATGCGGCGGATGGTGGTGCTGTTGCGCTCCGACCGCGGGGTGGACGACGACTGGGACCGGCCCCAGCTGAACGCGCTGGGGTCGCTCGTCGAACAGGCCAGGCCGGCCGCCGACGCGGCGGCGCTCACCCTGCACACCGAGTTCCCCGAGCACTTCCCCGAAGTGTCCTCGGTGATCGAGGTGACGGCGTACCGCATCGTGCAGGAGGCACTGACCAATGTCCTCAAGCACGCCTCGGCGGGGCGGGTGCACATCCGCTGCGAGACCGGCGCCGGGCAGCTGACCCTCTCGGTCGACAGCCCGCTGACCCGCCCCGACGGCCGGGCCCGGCAGCGCCCCGTGGCGCAGCTGACCACCGGAGCGGGCGCCGGCCTCGCCGGAATGTCCGAACGGGCCGCACTGGTCGGCGGCATCTTCGACGCGGGACCCGACCGCACCGCCCCCGGACGCTGGCGGGTGCGGGCCGTGCTCCCGCTGACACAGCACTCCTGA
- a CDS encoding class III lanthipeptide: MSTDPRKGGDEMTIMDLQGLEVPGERDAQALGSTISGGC, translated from the coding sequence ATGTCCACCGATCCACGGAAGGGAGGTGACGAGATGACCATCATGGACCTTCAGGGCCTGGAGGTGCCGGGCGAGCGTGACGCCCAGGCGCTCGGCTCCACGATCAGCGGCGGCTGCTGA
- a CDS encoding response regulator produces MEEPAAGERRGGPADAPGHAPAGRPEEIRPEEIRPEDIRPERIRVLVADDQAAVRSGLVLVLQTDPGITVVGEAGDGVAAVRMAAELRPDVVLMDVQMPQLNGVAATRRIVERGLAEVLVLTTFDLNEYIFGALRAGAGGFILKNAEPAVLVSAVREVAHGDGFLTPAIARRLITEFAGRPPVAGPTLPAGAAQSLDTLTKRELEVLACIARGLANSAIAETLHLAEGTVKTHTSRILSKLNLRSRVQAAILAQQHGIALRG; encoded by the coding sequence GTGGAGGAGCCGGCGGCGGGCGAACGGAGGGGCGGGCCGGCGGATGCGCCGGGCCACGCCCCGGCGGGCAGGCCGGAGGAGATACGGCCGGAGGAGATACGGCCCGAGGACATACGGCCCGAGCGCATACGGGTGCTGGTGGCCGACGACCAGGCCGCGGTGCGCTCCGGGCTGGTGCTGGTGCTGCAGACCGACCCGGGCATCACGGTGGTCGGCGAGGCCGGCGACGGCGTGGCGGCGGTCCGGATGGCCGCCGAGCTCCGGCCCGATGTGGTCCTGATGGACGTCCAGATGCCGCAGCTCAACGGGGTCGCCGCCACCCGCAGGATCGTGGAGCGCGGGCTCGCCGAGGTGCTGGTGCTGACCACCTTCGACCTCAACGAGTACATCTTCGGGGCGCTACGGGCCGGCGCCGGCGGCTTCATCCTCAAGAACGCCGAGCCTGCCGTACTGGTCAGCGCGGTAAGGGAGGTGGCGCACGGGGACGGCTTTCTCACCCCCGCCATCGCCCGGCGCCTGATCACCGAGTTCGCCGGCCGCCCCCCGGTGGCCGGCCCCACCCTCCCGGCGGGCGCCGCACAGTCCCTCGACACCCTCACCAAACGGGAGTTGGAGGTACTGGCCTGTATAGCCCGCGGCCTGGCCAACAGCGCCATCGCCGAAACCCTCCACCTCGCGGAGGGCACCGTGAAAACACACACCAGCCGGATCCTGTCGAAACTCAACCTGCGCAGCCGGGTACAGGCCGCGATCCTGGCCCAACAGCACGGGATCGCGCTGCGGGGGTGA